One Xyrauchen texanus isolate HMW12.3.18 chromosome 34, RBS_HiC_50CHRs, whole genome shotgun sequence genomic window carries:
- the LOC127627702 gene encoding ankyrin repeat domain-containing protein SOWAHB-like, producing MDLTQEAILNMLIEGGGKVKNSDILSKFKGTLNCSDPAEKKQNRDLFKTIVNNIAVVKEFQDTKYLVLKKVYLHLLEFSEDKNTPKEEDKEDGSNAVEDFQNAQQNILSRSSSKSSDSTVVGPSPIHVALDRSKNVDLTSKLFQHFTVPLKSDPDDLDKHEAVCPAKKEVRTNKPYALPLRMPPANISHHYNTKTSSEHSGSVSYTQEPHSSPQSKWGRSTDSVASVDGSPQVRRHFKTPKQSDEPKYSHQCPLDFLEHQWLVKSAASQWSQVYGLLLMDVRLAEKKDFMSGFTALHWAVKCGNIEMVCRIVDLSRKSDRVVDVNAKSHGGYTPLHIAAIHSQLNLIDPLVQYGANRNLRDNYGKKPYYYLPKEVPKELRQLLGEPKAINRELRQVREDNDPQKHTISHLFQQPLLVGLKKKKSRVPFISVTEESREDEPMPHKQRLSDVFH from the coding sequence ATGGATTTGACTCAAGAGGCAATTTTAAACATGCTAATAGAAGGGGGAGGAAAGGTGAAAAACTCCGATATACTGAGCAAGTTTAAAGGGACCCTAAATTGCAGTGATCCGGCAGAGAAGAAACAAAACAGAGATCTTTTCAAGACGATTGTGAACAACATTGCAGTTGTGAAAGAATTCCAAGACACCAAGTATTTAGTCCTAAAGAAAGTTTATCTGCATTTGCTAGAATTCTCTGAGGATAAAAACACCCCAAAAGAAGAGGATAAAGAAGATGGATCAAATGCAGTAGAAGATTTCCAAAATGCACAGCAGAACATTTTGAGCAGATCTTCCTCAAAATCTTCAGACAGCACCGTGGTGGGACCTTCTCCTATACATGTTGCATTAGATAGAAGCAAGAATGTGGACCTAACATCTAAATTGTTTCAACATTTCACCGTTCCTCTCAAATCTGACCCTGATGACTTGGACAAACATGAAGCAGTGTGCCCTGCCAAGAAAGAGGTGAGAACAAACAAACCGTATGCGCTGCCTTTACGAATGCCCCCAGCCAACATCAGTCATCATTATAACACGAAAACCTCCAGCGAGCACTCAGGATCTGTCAGTTACACCCAAGAGCCTCATTCCTCACCTCAAAGTAAGTGGGGACGATCAACAGACAGTGTCGCCAGCGTTGACGGCTCCCCACAGGTGAGAAGACATTTCAAGACCCCTAAACAGTCTGACGAGCCCAAGTACTCGCACCAGTGCCCGCTTGACTTCCTGGAACATCAGTGGCTCGTGAAGTCTGCGGCCAGTCAATGGAGTCAGGTGTACGGCCTGCTTCTGATGGACGTTCGGCTTGCAGAGAAGAAGGACTTCATGTCTGGTTTCACGGCCCTACACTGGGCTGTCAAGTGTGGAAACATTGAAATGGTCTGCAGAATTGTTGACTTGTCGAGGAAAAGTGACCGTGTGGTGGACGTCAACGCCAAATCACATGGCGGCTACACGCCACTGCATATCGCTGCTATACATAGTCAACTTAATTTAATTGACCCGCTAGTCCAATACGGTGCCAACAGAAACCTTAGGGACAACTACGGGAAGAAACCGTACTACTATCTGCCCAAAGAGGTTCCGAAGGAGCTGAGGCAGCTTCTAGGGGAACCAAAAGCCATCAACCGGGAGTTGCGTCAGGTTCGGGAGGACAACGacccacaaaaacacacaataagCCACCTCTTCCAGCAGCCCCTCCTGGTGGGTCTCAAGAAGAAGAAGTCCAGAGTGCCGTTCATCTCCGTGACTGAAGAGTCCAGAGAGGATGAGCCCATGCCACACAAACAGAGGCTATCGGATGTGTTTCACTAA